The following coding sequences lie in one Porphyromonas asaccharolytica DSM 20707 genomic window:
- a CDS encoding FKBP-type peptidyl-prolyl cis-trans isomerase: MKITKDSYVTCEYELYTGEGKEDIVEKATPEAPLALIIGAGFLLEAFEKQLMGLEAGDKFDFTLKPEEAYGEVSDAYILELEKDLFKNEEGEFHSDVVFEGNAVPMLDNQGNQLVGIVEKITDDTVTMDFNHPLAGQTLHFIGSVLEARPATEEDRQRLTAQFSGHAGGCCDGDDHEGGCSCCSGCH; encoded by the coding sequence ATGAAGATTACAAAAGATAGTTACGTAACCTGCGAGTACGAACTCTACACGGGTGAAGGAAAGGAAGACATCGTCGAGAAAGCTACTCCTGAGGCTCCCTTAGCTCTGATCATCGGGGCTGGATTTCTACTAGAGGCTTTTGAGAAGCAACTGATGGGGCTAGAGGCTGGCGACAAGTTTGACTTTACCCTCAAGCCCGAGGAGGCGTATGGAGAGGTCTCTGACGCTTACATACTGGAGCTAGAGAAGGATCTCTTCAAAAACGAAGAGGGCGAGTTCCACTCTGATGTTGTTTTCGAGGGCAACGCAGTCCCTATGCTCGACAACCAAGGCAATCAGCTGGTTGGCATCGTCGAGAAGATCACAGACGATACGGTGACGATGGACTTTAACCACCCGCTGGCTGGTCAGACGCTACACTTCATCGGCTCTGTCCTAGAGGCACGTCCTGCTACCGAGGAGGATCGTCAGAGACTGACGGCACAATTCTCTGGACATGCGGGCGGTTGCTGCGACGGCGACGACCACGAGGGTGGCTGCTCTTGCTGCAGCGGTTGCCACTAA
- the aroC gene encoding chorismate synthase, with protein MNSFGRHLRLTSFGESHGAAMGGILDGMPAGFWIDREAVQHFVNLRRPGYSRSTTKRREPDEVVWLSGLTDEGRTLGSPIAFVIQNRDARSQDYATVTSELGKPFRANHADLTYWLKYGLEPQPGGGRSSGRETVARVVAGAIAQQWLEQLRGVTVQAFIQQVGTLSLSGDYTTYPLEHTYDRLCYCPDETLDEEIAAYLTKVQDDRDSVGGVVGCVVCGLPAGLGDPVFDRIPALLSYAVMSIPGSRAFAFGDGFDLAGQRGSAVLDELLAMSDTDEVTFGSNHNGGALGGITTGQDLVMEVAFKPTPTIARPQHTLTTEGASVTHTFTGRHDPCIALRAVPVVQSMVALTLADLLIAVGD; from the coding sequence ATGAATAGCTTCGGACGGCATCTGCGACTGACCTCCTTTGGAGAGTCGCATGGAGCTGCCATGGGGGGAATCCTCGATGGTATGCCTGCGGGCTTCTGGATAGATCGAGAGGCTGTGCAGCACTTTGTCAACCTGCGTCGTCCAGGCTACTCACGATCTACGACAAAACGCCGAGAGCCAGACGAAGTGGTCTGGCTCTCAGGCTTGACTGACGAGGGACGGACGCTGGGAAGTCCGATAGCCTTCGTGATACAAAATAGGGATGCTCGCTCGCAAGACTACGCCACCGTCACGAGTGAGCTAGGCAAGCCCTTTAGAGCAAATCATGCCGACCTGACTTACTGGCTTAAGTATGGTCTCGAGCCACAGCCTGGTGGCGGACGGTCGAGTGGCCGTGAGACGGTCGCTCGCGTGGTGGCGGGGGCCATCGCTCAGCAGTGGTTAGAGCAGCTGCGAGGCGTCACGGTGCAGGCTTTCATACAGCAGGTGGGCACTCTGTCACTATCTGGCGACTACACGACCTACCCCCTAGAGCATACTTACGATCGTCTCTGCTACTGTCCCGATGAGACACTAGATGAGGAGATAGCAGCCTACCTAACTAAGGTCCAGGATGACCGAGACAGTGTGGGCGGTGTCGTAGGCTGTGTGGTGTGTGGTCTGCCCGCAGGCCTTGGAGACCCCGTCTTCGACCGTATACCAGCACTCCTGAGCTATGCCGTGATGAGCATACCGGGGAGTCGTGCTTTTGCCTTTGGCGATGGCTTTGACCTGGCGGGGCAGCGGGGGAGTGCTGTGCTAGACGAATTGCTCGCGATGAGCGATACGGACGAGGTAACCTTCGGAAGCAATCACAATGGCGGTGCACTCGGCGGCATCACGACGGGACAGGATCTAGTGATGGAGGTAGCATTCAAGCCGACCCCTACCATTGCTCGTCCGCAGCATACACTCACGACCGAAGGGGCGAGCGTGACACACACCTTCACGGGGCGTCACGACCCGTGCATAGCACTACGGGCGGTGCCGGTCGTGCAGTCGATGGTTGCTCTGACCCTCGCCGACCTACTGATCGCTGTCGGTGATTAG